A region of the Channa argus isolate prfri chromosome 14, Channa argus male v1.0, whole genome shotgun sequence genome:
CACGCACTTGGCTGTCTTCTTAGGTTCATCCGGATACGGGCATTTCAAGCAGAGCCATGAGCATCATGAACTCCTTCGTGAATGACCTGTTTGAGAGGATCGCCACGGAGGCGTCCCGCTTGGCTCAGTACAACAAACGCTCCACCATCACCAGCAGGGAGGTGCAGACCGCTgtgaggctgctgctgcccgGCGAGCTGGCCAAACACGCCGTGT
Encoded here:
- the zgc:92591 gene encoding histone H2B, gonadal: MSNDVSKKKGKTSSEKKGKRKAKRRETYAMYIYKVLKQVHPDTGISSRAMSIMNSFVNDLFERIATEASRLAQYNKRSTITSREVQTAVRLLLPGELAKHAVSEGTKAVTKYTSSK